The Flavobacteriales bacterium genome contains a region encoding:
- a CDS encoding ribonucleoside-diphosphate reductase subunit alpha, translating to MYVLKRDGRKEVVKFDKITARIKKMCYGLNPLVVPEKVAMRVIEGLYDGVSTSELDNLAAEVAATNTITHPDYALLASRIAVSNLHKNTHKSFSATIDDLYNYIDPKTGENASLIAEDVYQIIQENKEILDSTIIYDRDFRYDFFGFKTLERSYLLKINGKVVERPQQMLMRVSVGIHKNDIDAVIETYNYLSEGWFTHATPTLFNSGTPKPQMSSCFLLKTKDDSIEGIYDTLKQTAQISQSAGGIGISIHDIRATGSYIKGTNGTSNGIVPMLRVFNDTARYVDQGGGKRKGSFAVYLEPWHADVFDFLDLKKNTGKEEARARDLFYALWIPDLFMKRVEANEDWTLMCPHECPGLSDVHSEEFEALYTKYEQEGKGRKTIKAQDLWFKICESQIETGTPYMLYKDAANSKSNQKNLGTIKSSNLCTEIIEYTDKDEVAVCNLASIALPKFVKDGTFDFEKLFEVSYRAAKNLDKVIDENFYPVPEARNSNMRHRPIGLGVQGLADAFILMRFPFDSAEAKQLNKDIFETIYYAAVTASKDLAKENGPYQTFKGSPISEGIFQFDMWGVTPSNRWEWDILREEVKEHGVRNSLLLAPMPTASTAQILGNNECFEPYTSNVYTRRVLSGEFIIVNKHLLRDLVKLGLWNDSLKNKLMAANGSVQNIDEIPQNIKDLYKTTWEISQKVLIDMAADRGAYIDQSQSLNIFMENANFAKLTSMHFYGWKAGLKTGMYYLRTKAATDAIKFTLDKSAIEAPKAKTEEERQAEIACSLDDPDNCEMCSG from the coding sequence ATGTACGTATTAAAAAGAGATGGACGAAAAGAAGTTGTAAAATTTGATAAAATTACAGCTCGAATAAAAAAGATGTGCTACGGCCTTAACCCATTAGTAGTTCCTGAAAAAGTAGCGATGAGAGTCATTGAAGGCCTGTATGATGGTGTTTCGACAAGTGAACTAGACAATTTAGCTGCCGAAGTCGCTGCAACGAATACAATTACGCATCCTGATTACGCATTGCTTGCATCGCGAATTGCAGTATCTAACTTGCATAAAAACACCCATAAATCATTCTCTGCAACCATAGATGACTTATACAATTATATAGACCCTAAAACTGGAGAAAACGCTTCTTTAATTGCTGAAGATGTCTATCAAATTATTCAAGAAAACAAAGAAATTTTAGACTCCACAATTATTTACGACAGAGACTTTAGATATGACTTCTTTGGGTTTAAAACATTAGAACGCTCTTACTTACTAAAAATAAATGGTAAAGTTGTTGAACGTCCTCAACAAATGCTAATGCGTGTTTCTGTAGGGATTCACAAAAATGATATTGATGCGGTTATAGAAACCTACAACTACTTAAGTGAAGGATGGTTTACGCATGCAACGCCAACATTATTTAATTCTGGGACACCCAAACCTCAAATGTCTTCTTGCTTTTTATTAAAAACAAAAGATGACAGTATTGAAGGTATTTATGACACACTAAAACAAACTGCTCAAATTTCTCAATCTGCAGGTGGAATTGGTATTTCAATTCACGATATTAGAGCAACAGGCTCTTACATCAAAGGAACGAATGGAACTTCCAATGGAATTGTCCCAATGTTAAGAGTATTTAACGATACAGCAAGATATGTAGATCAAGGAGGCGGAAAAAGAAAAGGTTCTTTTGCAGTATACCTTGAGCCTTGGCATGCTGATGTTTTTGACTTTCTAGATTTAAAGAAAAACACAGGTAAAGAAGAAGCTAGAGCAAGAGATCTATTTTATGCACTATGGATCCCAGACTTATTCATGAAACGTGTTGAAGCAAACGAAGACTGGACCTTAATGTGCCCACATGAATGTCCTGGACTTTCTGATGTTCATAGTGAAGAATTTGAAGCGCTATACACCAAATACGAACAAGAAGGAAAAGGTCGTAAAACAATCAAAGCACAAGATCTATGGTTTAAGATTTGTGAATCGCAAATCGAAACAGGAACACCTTATATGCTCTATAAGGACGCTGCCAACTCAAAATCCAATCAGAAAAACCTTGGTACGATTAAGTCCTCAAACCTATGTACTGAAATTATTGAATATACTGACAAAGATGAAGTTGCTGTATGTAACTTAGCTTCGATAGCTTTACCAAAGTTTGTAAAAGACGGTACATTTGATTTTGAAAAATTGTTTGAAGTTTCTTATAGAGCGGCTAAAAATCTTGATAAAGTTATCGATGAAAATTTCTACCCTGTACCTGAGGCGAGAAACTCAAACATGCGTCACAGACCTATTGGACTAGGTGTCCAAGGATTAGCTGATGCCTTTATCTTAATGCGTTTTCCTTTTGACTCTGCAGAAGCTAAACAATTGAACAAAGACATTTTTGAGACCATTTATTACGCAGCCGTAACTGCTTCAAAAGATTTAGCAAAAGAAAATGGTCCTTATCAAACATTTAAAGGCTCTCCTATTTCTGAAGGTATTTTCCAGTTCGACATGTGGGGAGTAACCCCTTCTAATAGATGGGAATGGGATATTTTAAGAGAAGAAGTAAAAGAGCATGGTGTTAGAAACTCTTTATTATTAGCACCTATGCCTACAGCTTCAACAGCTCAAATCTTAGGGAATAATGAATGTTTTGAACCTTACACTTCGAATGTATATACTAGACGAGTACTTTCTGGAGAGTTTATTATCGTAAACAAACATTTATTAAGAGACTTAGTAAAACTGGGATTATGGAACGATAGTTTGAAGAATAAATTAATGGCTGCTAATGGCTCTGTTCAAAACATTGACGAAATTCCTCAAAACATAAAAGATTTATATAAAACAACTTGGGAAATTTCTCAAAAAGTATTGATCGACATGGCTGCTGATAGAGGAGCGTACATTGACCAATCACAATCGTTAAACATCTTTATGGAAAATGCTAATTTTGCTAAATTAACATCAATGCACTTCTATGGTTGGAAAGCAGGTTTAAAAACTGGTATGTACTACTTAAGAACAAAAGCTGCAACTGATGCAATTAAATTTACACTAGATAAGTCAGCTATAGAGGCTCCAAAAGCAAAAACAGAAGAGGAAAGACAAGCTGAAATCGCTTGTTCATTAGATGATCCAGATAACTGCGAAATGTGTAGTGGATGA